From the genome of Saccharomyces eubayanus strain FM1318 chromosome X, whole genome shotgun sequence, one region includes:
- the XPT1 gene encoding xanthine phosphoribosyltransferase, giving the protein MAEDERMYISYNNIHKLCQKVAKHILARNERPDIIIAITGGGMIPARIIRSFLKVKGQKNIPIQAIGLSLYEDLGLKNSVETIGKEVIRTQWLDFGALNQHFDSLIGKKILIVDEVDDTRTTLHYAVSELEKEVVEQQNLLNRINEDTVFSIFVLHNKDKPKKADLPDSMINSGRYIAAQTVPDMWLCYPWDAEDIEEHTELAKAQGND; this is encoded by the coding sequence ATGGCGGAAGATGAAAGAATGTACATCTCctataataatattcacAAACTTTGTCAAAAAGTCGCAAAGCATATTTTAGCAAGAAATGAAAGGCCTGATATTATTATCGCCATTACTGGTGGTGGTATGATTCCTGCGAGAATTATTAGatcgtttttgaaagttaAGGGTCAAAAGAATATTCCGATCCAAGCTATCGGTTTATCTTTGTATGAGGATTTAGGGTTGAAAAACAGTGTAGAAACTATCGGCAAAGAGGTTATTAGAACTCAATGGCTAGATTTTGGTGCTTTGAATCAACATTTCGATTCCCTGATTGGTAAGAAAATCTTAATTGTTGATGAAGTTGACGACACTCGAACTACTCTTCATTACGCTGTGTCAgaactggaaaaagaagTCGTTGAACAGCAAAATCTTCTGAATAGAATAAACGAGGATACggttttttctatatttgtTCTACATAATAAGGATAAGCCCAAGAAAGCCGACTTACCTGACTCTATGATTAATTCTGGGCGTTATATTGCCGCGCAAACTGTCCCTGATATGTGGTTATGTTATCCTTGGGATGCTGAAGACATTGAAGAACATACCGAACTGGCTAAAGCTCAAGGGAATGATTGA
- the SGM1 gene encoding Sgm1p, which translates to MSKKLSLEERLSLATKKGRKKSKRSTSNLSSPSPAIPSSSEQEINGASFDDPTAGVESNDDAENGDDTVRLLSTEESGTHKLITTAVESTAHIDPDKAGKSEGTIIPLPQWLPKNFLDLSVEELVKKISPEYQRLNEQIDDLTNELNKKPQIETRDSSFFKLVKEKDDLIDQLKKEGTKLAETELRQSNQIKALRANVKDLEYDVSTLTEDSAQNVDNFNELQSLYHNLQGQLAEATNKLKDTDKQKELLETFEKKIEEKDGLIKSLQQSLDEVEILLEKERTEFQMEKKALQEATIDQVTALETKLEQLRIELDNSNQISNAKSNRDGGADNDENSSEVKEHTLSQYNLLKEQLESSKANWNSIEYALNIKIVDLENRLTSTKKEKKRFEEAYQTALDSSETLSEQLEKERDNHLNAVSQVKELERQIETLKLSLQSVNDDYNLLKKKYDIQRAQLEKNDDDSKPHQENSVGKVVEKLLSESTSSLNSMNGNIEDEWILPQENSMLSLSISKLEDLEDDSSIKPIGDGPHDTLGSEETQHFSRKNVDFSIDDIPEEAADLQAIQEGKSMKSLNNTSIPYRRASAQLSNSNGHISAHLVNKLSTELRRLEGELSTSKESYNNLLSEKAKANDEILRLLEENDKFDEVNKQKDELLRKVEQIQSKLETSLQLLGEKTEQVEELENDVSDLKEMMHEQVQQMVEIQEKMR; encoded by the coding sequence ATGAGTAAAAAACTATCATTGGAAGAAAGGCTTTCTCTGGCTACGAAgaagggaagaaaaaagagcaagagaTCAACATCGAACTTATCATCACCCTCACCTGCAATACCCTCAAGCAgtgaacaagaaataaatgGCGCGTCTTTCGACGATCCTACTGCCGGTGTGGAATCAAACGATGATGCTGAGAACGGGGACGATACAGTACGATTGCTAAGCACGGAAGAGAGCGGTACACATAAACTAATAACAACTGCAGTCGAAAGTACAGCGCATATCGATCCGGATAAAGCTGGAAAATCTGAAGGCACTATAATACCATTGCCTCAATGGCTACCTAAGAATTTTCTAGACCTCAGTGTTGAGGAATTggtcaaaaaaataagccCGGAATACCAAAGGCTTAACGAACAGATTGACGACCTAACAAACGAACTCAACAAGAAACCCCAAATCGAGACTAGGGACTCTAGTTTCTTTAAATTGGTTAAAGAGAAAGACGATTTGATAgaccaattgaaaaaagaaggcaCAAAATTAGCAGAGACAGAATTGAGGCAATCTAATCAAATCAAAGCTTTGAGAGCGAATGTAAAAGATTTAGAGTATGATGTATCCACACTAACTGAGGATTCGGCACAGAATGTAGACAATTTTAACGAGCTGCAATCATTGTATCATAACTTACAAGGACAATTGGCTGAAGCCACAAACAAACTAAAGGACACtgataaacaaaaagagtTACTAGAAACATTCGAGAAAaagattgaagaaaaggatgGTTTGATTAAGAGTTTGCAACAATCTTTAGATGAAGTAGAAATATTGCTCGAGAAGGAGAGAACTGAAtttcaaatggaaaagaaagcattACAAGAAGCAACAATAGATCAGGTCACAGCACTGGAGACAAAACTAGAACAACTAAGAATAGAGCTGGATAATTCCAATCAGATTTCAAATGCGAAATCAAATAGGGACGGTGGCGCCGATAACGATGAAAACAGCTCCGAAGTAAAAGAACATACATTGTCCCAATATAATCTGTTGAAAGAACAGCTGGAATCAAGTAAGGCCAACTGGAATAGTATTGAATATGCTCTGAATATTAAAATTGTGGATTTGGAGAACCGCCTTACATCtacaaaaaaggaaaaaaaaagatttgaagaagctTATCAAACCGCCCTGGATTCATCAGAAACTTTAAGCGAgcaattggaaaaggaaagagaTAATCATCTAAACGCCGTTTCTCAAGTCAAGGAGCTGGAGAGACAGATAGAGACTTTAAAATTATCATTACAGAGTGTAAATGATGATTAcaatttattgaagaagaaatatgatATTCAAAGAGCTCAGTTAGAGAAAAATGACGATGATTCAAAACCGCATCAAGAGAACAGTGTTGGGAAAGTTGTCGAAAAATTACTTTCAGAATCAACTAGTAGCTTGAATTCCATGAACGGAAATATTGAAGACGAGTGGATTTTGCCTCAAGAAAACTCCATGCTGTCATTATCAATCTCAAAATTGGAAGATTTAGAAGACGATTCATCTATAAAACCCATAGGAGATGGGCCGCACGACACCCTAGGTAGTGAAGAAACACAACACTTTAGTAGGAAAAATGTAGATTTTAGCATCGACGATATCCCAGAGGAAGCCGCTGATTTGCAAGCAATCCAGGAAGGAAAATCCATGAAATCATTAAACAATACATCAATACCGTACAGAAGAGCGAGCGCTCAATTATCGAATTCTAATGGCCATATAAGTGCTCATTTGGTGAATAAGTTAAGTACAGAATTAAGAAGACTGGAAGGAGAACTATCAACCTCAAAGGAATCATACAATAACTTGTTAAGTGAAAAGGCAAAGGCAAACGACGAGATATTGAGGCTACTTGAggaaaatgataaatttgATGAAGTCAATAAGCAAAAAGATGAGCTTTTGCGAAAAGTAGAACAAATACAAAGTAAATTAGAGACCTCTTTACAATTGTTGGGTGAAAAGACCGAACAAGTggaagaattagaaaatgatGTGTCTGACTTAAAGGAAATGATGCATGAGCAAGTTCAACAAATGGTTGAAATACAAGAGAAGATGAGATGA
- the MCM22 gene encoding Mcm22p, whose product MDTEKDLLDAYIKNLENQIGNKRYFLEQARSAIDEITNRHIEPEGKPTDPGIFAELLKKPMLLPERADPIGFSLVSNFLSSRVQTSSEWLSIMGDQSVDKKAMVSLQKNTNSDLKELLVLLRHQFANLDNRKQNLTHLKTSKVRNEELWGSLKDFVVSFLAPNMDNNGEYIHILTRETTFILKRLIVHDSTVTMNDFSSKTMPIYRLLLRANIVTVTQSPTNSDVKYIKLIDFNGTGLT is encoded by the coding sequence ATGGATACAGAAAAGGATCTGCTGGATGCGTACATAAAGAACTTGGAGAACCAAATCGGAAACAAACGGTATTTTTTGGAGCAAGCTCGAAGCGCCATCGATGAGATCACGAATAGGCATATAGAACCAGAGGGGAAACCTACTGACCCAGGAATCTTCGCAGAGTTACTGAAAAAGCCTATGTTATTACCAGAGAGAGCAGACCCAATCGGCTTCAGCTTGGTGTCGAATTTCTTGTCATCGAGGGTCCAAACTTCCAGTGAATGGCTTTCAATAATGGGCGATCAATCAGTCGATAAAAAGGCAATGGTGTCGTTGCAAAAAAACACTAACAGTGACTTGAAAGAGCTGCTGGTATTACTACGGCATCAGTTTGCCAATCTGGATAACAGAAAGCAAAACCTGACTCATCTAAAGACATCAAAAGTAAGAAATGAGGAGCTTTGGGGATCACTTAAAGACTTCGTGGTGAGCTTTCTAGCACCGAATATGGACAACAATGGGGAGTATATACATATCCTAACGAGAGAAACTACATTTATATTAAAAAGGCTGATTGTGCATGATTCAACTGTAACGATGAATGATTTTTCATCCAAGACTATGCCAATATACAGGCTTTTACTCAGGGCAAATATAGTTACAGTAACTCAAAGCCCTACCAACTCAGATGTTAAATACATTAAGCTAATAGACTTTAATGGGACCGGCCTGACCTAA
- the TIM8 gene encoding protein transporter TIM8, whose product MSSLSTSDLASLDDTSKKEIATFLEGENSKQKVQMSIHQFTNTCFKKCVGSVNNPDLSSQEEQCLANCVNRFLDTNIRIVNGLQNTR is encoded by the coding sequence atgtcTTCATTATCAACATCCGATTTGGCTTCTCTTGACGATACCtctaaaaaggaaattgcCACTTTCCTAGAGGGTGAGAACTCTAAGCAAAAAGTTCAAATGTCCATCCATCAATTCACTAATACCTGTTTTAAGAAATGCGTTGGCTCTGTCAATAATCCAGATTTAAGTtctcaagaagaacagtGTCTGGCTAACTGTGTGAACAGGTTTTTAGATACCAATATCAGGATCGTCAATGGGTTGCAAAACACCCGTTAA
- the TTI2 gene encoding Tti2p codes for MVFFLSRAKNKNQLFCGNVAKNKILKEGIGKRMTIISNITDELNNPGLSSTRLSELCTQLQDSVDSRYAVKDEVELIESLSYHSIYKGVDLRINNDVLKTIDCYFRRNVHDYDGIIQALISSLQPLLLKGKSNSELQEQQNLGLKPVLGMSLKEDQLKEAWIRQDGLKSIPLFYVILLHIKRKDVSTNLSWIIPGILNILDDTTDLRKIKLRGVFLLQTALDHTFMHEINDSKWIQFSSTGLFPLFEKTLINMCYFLPPSYDANETLAIWQLVFPTINSLYKVEFFNEKNKYQYHLEKFMSEILLQNIIPRASLNYENLTLYALETTATVLKMQKEESVVHLQRLIYVLGEYIVRNPFYTTFPKLVSKALSVVDILLTVCPHERIEAHKFDILSLILITYDKCSQENALNESIELQCKGTMRGLLHYNYGMEDELSTLSNQPRFRLLFESL; via the coding sequence atggttttttttttaagtagagctaaaaacaaaaatcaattaTTTTGTGGAAATGTGGctaaaaacaaaatcttgaaagaagGCATCGGAAAGCGAATGACTATAATAAGTAACATCACTGATGAATTGAATAACCCAGGGCTTTCTTCCACAAGGCTATCAGAACTGTGCACTCAATTACAAGATAGTGTTGATAGTAGATATGCAGTGAAAGATGAAGTCGAGCTTATCGAGTCTCTATCATACCACTCCATATACAAAGGAGTAGACCTGCGGATTAATAACGACGTTTTAAAAACTATAGACTGTTACTTTCGGCGGAATGTGCATGACTATGATGGTATAATCCAAGCCCTTATTTCCTCGCTACAGCCGTTACTTTTAAAAGGTAAAAGTAACTCAGAGCTCCAAGAGCAGCAAAATCTCGGCCTCAAACCAGTACTTGGAATGTCATTGAAGGAAGACCAGCTCAAGGAAGCGTGGATACGTCAAGACGGCTTGAAGAGCATTCCATTATTTTACGTAATCCTACtacatataaaaagaaaagacgtATCGACAAATCTATCTTGGATCATTCCAGGAATTCTAAACATACTAGATGATACCACTGATTTAAGGAAAATTAAACTTCGCGgtgtttttttgcttcaGACAGCTTTAGACCATACATTTATGCACGAAATCAATGACTCCAAATGGATACAGTTCTCAAGTACTGGTTTATTCCCACTGTTCGAAAAGACCTTGATTAATATGTGCTATTTTCTACCGCCTTCATACGATGCTAATGAGACATTAGCGATATGGCAACTAGTTTTCCCAACGATCAATTCCTTATATAAGgtggaatttttcaacgagaaaaataaataccaGTATCACCTAGAAAAATTCATGTCTGAGATTCTTCTACAGAATATTATTCCTAGGGCAAGTCTGAACTACGAGAATTTGACGTTATATGCATTagaaacaacagcaaccGTACTCAAAAtgcaaaaagaagagtCTGTCGTACATCTCCAAAGGCTCATTTATGTCCTAGGTGAATATATAGTCAGAAATCCCTTTTACACTACTTTCCCAAAGCTAGTTTCGAAGGCTCTTTCAGTGGTAGACATCCTTTTAACGGTCTGCCCACATGAAAGAATAGAGGCTCACAAGTTCGAcattttgtctttgatcCTGATTACATATGACAAGTGTTCACAAGAGAATGCATTAAACGAGTCGATTGAGTTGCAGTGCAAGGGGACGATGAGGGGTTTATTGCATTATAACTACGGTATGGAAGACGAGTTGTCCACTTTGTCTAATCAACCACGTTTTCGGTTACTATTTGAGTCATTGTAG